In Lepidochelys kempii isolate rLepKem1 chromosome 10, rLepKem1.hap2, whole genome shotgun sequence, a single window of DNA contains:
- the SEC11A gene encoding signal peptidase complex catalytic subunit SEC11A isoform X4, translated as MIVSSALMIWKGLMVVTGSESPIVVVLSGSMETAFYRGDLLFLTNRIEDPIRVGEIVVFRIEGREIPIVHRVLKIHEKQNGDIKFLTKGDNNAVDDRGLYKQGQHWLEKKDVVGRARGFVPYIGIVTILMNDYPKFKYAVLFLLGLFVLVHRE; from the exons ATGATTGTCTCCTCAGCTTTAATGATCTGGAAGGGGCTAATGGTGGTTACAGGAAGTGAAAGTCCCATTGTAGTGGTACTCAG TGGCAGCATGGAGACTGCTTTTTACAGAGGAGATCTCCTGTTCTTAACCAACCGAATTGAAGATCCCATCAGGGTGGGAGAAATTGTGGTCTTTAGGATAGAAGGAAGGGAAATTCCAATAGTTCATCGAGTCTTGAAAATTCATGAAAA GCAAAATGGAGACATCAAATTTTTGACAAAGGGAGACAACAATGCTGTTGATGACAGAGGGCTGTACAAACAAGGGCAGCACTGGCTGGAGAAGAAAGACGTGGTGGGGCGAGCGAGAGG ATTTGTCCCCTACATTGGAATTGTGACTATTCTAATGAACGATTACCCAAAATTTAAG TATGCCGTCCTCTTTTTACTGGGCTTATTTGTGCTGGTCCATCGAGAGTAG
- the SEC11A gene encoding signal peptidase complex catalytic subunit SEC11A isoform X3 — protein sequence MLSLDFLDDVRRMNKRQLYYQVLNFGMIVSSALMIWKGLMVVTGSESPIVVVLSGSMETAFYRGDLLFLTNRIEDPIRVGEIVVFRIEGREIPIVHRVLKIHEKQNGDIKFLTKGDNNAVDDRGLYKQGQHWLEKKDVVGRARGFVPYIGIVTILMNDYPKFKYAVLFLLGLFVLVHRE from the exons ATGCTCTCCCTGGACTTTCTGGACGATGTGCGGCGCATGAACAAGCGGCAG CTGTACTATCAGGTGCTGAACTTTGGGATGATTGTCTCCTCAGCTTTAATGATCTGGAAGGGGCTAATGGTGGTTACAGGAAGTGAAAGTCCCATTGTAGTGGTACTCAG TGGCAGCATGGAGACTGCTTTTTACAGAGGAGATCTCCTGTTCTTAACCAACCGAATTGAAGATCCCATCAGGGTGGGAGAAATTGTGGTCTTTAGGATAGAAGGAAGGGAAATTCCAATAGTTCATCGAGTCTTGAAAATTCATGAAAA GCAAAATGGAGACATCAAATTTTTGACAAAGGGAGACAACAATGCTGTTGATGACAGAGGGCTGTACAAACAAGGGCAGCACTGGCTGGAGAAGAAAGACGTGGTGGGGCGAGCGAGAGG ATTTGTCCCCTACATTGGAATTGTGACTATTCTAATGAACGATTACCCAAAATTTAAG TATGCCGTCCTCTTTTTACTGGGCTTATTTGTGCTGGTCCATCGAGAGTAG
- the SEC11A gene encoding signal peptidase complex catalytic subunit SEC11A isoform X1 codes for MNVTNNLELFFAMLLSKLFSKKSSCPPLLLYFLWVCKYRRIAHLEFATFGRTVQSSAGSVLLSEWDFLQSGSMETAFYRGDLLFLTNRIEDPIRVGEIVVFRIEGREIPIVHRVLKIHEKQNGDIKFLTKGDNNAVDDRGLYKQGQHWLEKKDVVGRARGFVPYIGIVTILMNDYPKFKYAVLFLLGLFVLVHRE; via the exons atgaatgtcACCAACAACCTTGAACTATTCTTTGCAATGTTGCTCAGCAAACTGTTCTCAAAGAAATCCTCGTGTCCACCGTTGTTGCTGTACTTTCTGTGGGTCTGCAAGTACAGGAGAATCGCACATCTTGAGTTTGCAACATTTGGGAGAacagtgcagagttctgcaggCTCTGTGCTTCTGTCAGAGTGGGATTTTTTACAAAG TGGCAGCATGGAGACTGCTTTTTACAGAGGAGATCTCCTGTTCTTAACCAACCGAATTGAAGATCCCATCAGGGTGGGAGAAATTGTGGTCTTTAGGATAGAAGGAAGGGAAATTCCAATAGTTCATCGAGTCTTGAAAATTCATGAAAA GCAAAATGGAGACATCAAATTTTTGACAAAGGGAGACAACAATGCTGTTGATGACAGAGGGCTGTACAAACAAGGGCAGCACTGGCTGGAGAAGAAAGACGTGGTGGGGCGAGCGAGAGG ATTTGTCCCCTACATTGGAATTGTGACTATTCTAATGAACGATTACCCAAAATTTAAG TATGCCGTCCTCTTTTTACTGGGCTTATTTGTGCTGGTCCATCGAGAGTAG
- the SEC11A gene encoding signal peptidase complex catalytic subunit SEC11A isoform X2: MNVTNNLELFFAMLLSKLFSKKSSCPPLLLYFLWVCKYRRIAHLEFATFGRTVQSSAGSVLLSEWDFLQSGSMETAFYRGDLLFLTNRIEDPIRVGEIVVFRIEGREIPIVHRVLKIHEKQNGDIKFLTKGDNNAVDDRGLYKQGQHWLEKKDVVGRARGCLPKQTTTVPEERNGPGLGRSLVCEGCLLELF, from the exons atgaatgtcACCAACAACCTTGAACTATTCTTTGCAATGTTGCTCAGCAAACTGTTCTCAAAGAAATCCTCGTGTCCACCGTTGTTGCTGTACTTTCTGTGGGTCTGCAAGTACAGGAGAATCGCACATCTTGAGTTTGCAACATTTGGGAGAacagtgcagagttctgcaggCTCTGTGCTTCTGTCAGAGTGGGATTTTTTACAAAG TGGCAGCATGGAGACTGCTTTTTACAGAGGAGATCTCCTGTTCTTAACCAACCGAATTGAAGATCCCATCAGGGTGGGAGAAATTGTGGTCTTTAGGATAGAAGGAAGGGAAATTCCAATAGTTCATCGAGTCTTGAAAATTCATGAAAA GCAAAATGGAGACATCAAATTTTTGACAAAGGGAGACAACAATGCTGTTGATGACAGAGGGCTGTACAAACAAGGGCAGCACTGGCTGGAGAAGAAAGACGTGGTGGGGCGAGCGAGAGG ATGTCTGCCGAAACAAACAACGACTGTACCAGAGGAAAGGAATGGGCCaggactaggaaggagtctagtctgtgaaggATGCTTATTGGAACttttctga